A genomic stretch from Vibrio coralliilyticus includes:
- a CDS encoding YhdP family protein, translating to MWLLVTVLVTMAVAITTLRITLPQLNHFQSEIQGWVNQGSELDFDIDNISGFWRNTHPSVSLQNVRAKTPESSGIHFSAQTVEVEFDLIQSLIDRRPVIADLSIHNLKLDISSIEWVKSGEKAAMQPQGEQKSVVQQLDQLLLRQLDSFSLVDSEIFLQGIDGSKRELEIVKLFWQNKGRRHIADGEISIAHSNLNSAQVKANFVDHGSLAEVSGEFYLAVDNVLVTPWLTKYLKTETGIEKGQVSLNSWITLQNNKPTNAYVALEPSELTWKEGKEHELLIESGILQLEPKGEGWQVNAHSLQLQTDGEPWPELDMAYQWQPEHWLLNISQLDLSAILPLVKLAPESKKTTQLLETLALGGLVEDIRVSMSGEALDSLKYSAELTDGSMKQWELLPGIHQLAAKISGDVHQAQASVTLIDDVLPYGEVFQAPLNIKQGQVDMVWQNHKDGWSLWADKVTAATPDLQVLGAFRLDFPNDKNPFLSFYAEADVYNAGETWRYLPTLALGRDLTDYLSTAIQGGKVNTAKLLWYGELADFPYHNNDGIFQAWAGLKQAQFSFDTAWPTITDLQLDLLFQNDAMYLDSRSATLMDVEATRITGRIPELAPGGHIEIEASAVAQGNAVRDYMTATPLVDSVGAALTAVQVDGKVTSSFKLNIPFSSDEEVRAWGFADLDENQVTIETPPVALETVSGRVEFDNDVVSAAGLSAHLLKQPVAIDFAGENAGQGYSVNIDAVGDWDLKPLTPYLGGRWTEPLDGHAPWRMGVDIQLNDVGFTYQLDTRADLKLVSSHYPYPLNKELHQSGEASMQASGNQESITARLQLPNLKYQAEIDIRPETPVLKATNLILGKGSFKMSPVAGHQVQIRTDKLDIEQWAERLSPPTSGTHKAVLNTMNTPEIPMPNRLELDVGELTLAGIEWNDVDFTAKRKNLGWHMSLESQEIAGEASYIEPYDLSIALDRLHVYIPALDTEYKDTSLFEAGKDQKELISDFERTFHEQIPNITLTIDDFWLQGYKVGKTHLDLQRQGDRLEWKKLSFQSGANKVDMNGSWRLTKETSHTNFNIAMSGENNSDVMERFGITSGIQQAPFEIDSKIEWDGSPWSMRVDTLQGHVSTQLGKGQISDVSGAARLLGLFSLDSIIRKMQLDFSDVFDNGMAFNSITGSGEIKNGIFLTNDIKMDAVAGEMTIKGLANLNSRTVDAEVNFVPDITSGIPVLTAFAVTPQTALYVLAITTVISPVVEVFTQVNYEVKGPLDAPVVKELSRSKGEFKLPENLREATKE from the coding sequence ATGTGGCTCTTGGTGACGGTATTGGTCACCATGGCTGTTGCCATCACCACGTTGCGCATTACTTTGCCACAGCTTAATCACTTCCAAAGTGAGATTCAGGGCTGGGTCAACCAAGGCTCAGAGCTGGACTTCGACATTGATAACATCAGTGGATTCTGGCGCAATACGCACCCTTCGGTCTCTCTACAAAATGTACGCGCGAAGACGCCTGAAAGTAGTGGTATTCACTTTTCGGCACAAACGGTTGAAGTCGAATTTGATCTCATTCAGTCTCTCATTGATAGACGCCCAGTGATTGCTGACCTCAGTATCCATAACCTCAAATTGGATATCAGCTCCATCGAATGGGTCAAGTCGGGTGAGAAGGCGGCCATGCAACCGCAAGGTGAGCAGAAGAGTGTTGTTCAGCAATTAGATCAGCTTCTCCTGCGTCAGCTAGATAGCTTCTCTCTGGTGGATTCTGAAATATTCCTGCAGGGAATTGATGGTTCAAAGCGTGAACTGGAAATAGTGAAGTTATTCTGGCAAAACAAAGGCAGACGCCACATCGCAGACGGTGAGATTAGCATTGCTCACAGCAACCTAAACTCTGCTCAGGTTAAAGCTAACTTTGTCGATCATGGTTCACTAGCGGAAGTGAGCGGTGAATTCTACTTGGCCGTGGATAATGTTTTAGTGACGCCTTGGCTAACCAAGTACCTCAAGACTGAAACAGGGATAGAGAAAGGTCAGGTTAGTTTAAATAGCTGGATTACGTTACAGAACAATAAACCGACTAATGCCTATGTTGCGCTCGAACCTTCAGAACTGACGTGGAAAGAAGGAAAAGAACACGAGCTGTTAATAGAGTCGGGCATTTTACAACTGGAGCCTAAAGGGGAAGGTTGGCAAGTTAACGCTCACTCACTTCAGTTACAAACGGATGGTGAACCATGGCCTGAGTTAGATATGGCTTATCAGTGGCAGCCAGAACACTGGTTGCTCAACATCTCTCAACTTGATCTTAGTGCTATCCTGCCTTTAGTTAAACTGGCGCCAGAATCCAAAAAAACGACTCAGCTCTTGGAGACTTTAGCCCTTGGAGGCTTAGTAGAAGATATTCGGGTTTCGATGAGCGGTGAAGCTTTGGATTCACTCAAATACTCAGCAGAGCTTACTGATGGCTCTATGAAGCAATGGGAGTTGCTGCCGGGTATTCATCAGCTTGCGGCGAAAATATCAGGTGATGTTCATCAAGCTCAAGCCAGTGTGACATTAATTGATGATGTATTGCCTTATGGAGAGGTCTTTCAGGCTCCGTTGAACATCAAGCAAGGCCAAGTGGATATGGTTTGGCAGAACCACAAAGATGGCTGGAGTTTGTGGGCGGATAAGGTAACGGCGGCGACACCCGATCTTCAGGTGCTCGGTGCGTTTAGACTCGATTTTCCCAATGATAAAAACCCGTTTCTGTCATTTTACGCCGAAGCCGATGTATATAATGCAGGGGAAACTTGGCGTTACTTGCCGACTTTGGCCCTTGGGCGAGACTTAACCGATTACCTTTCGACGGCGATTCAAGGCGGAAAAGTGAATACGGCCAAGTTACTCTGGTACGGTGAGCTAGCGGACTTTCCCTACCACAATAATGATGGCATTTTTCAGGCTTGGGCTGGGTTGAAGCAAGCCCAGTTCAGCTTTGATACAGCTTGGCCCACCATCACAGATTTACAACTAGATCTACTCTTCCAAAACGATGCTATGTACCTCGACTCACGCAGTGCAACTTTAATGGATGTAGAGGCCACTAGAATTACTGGCCGTATACCTGAGCTTGCTCCCGGTGGTCATATCGAAATAGAAGCGAGTGCTGTCGCACAAGGTAATGCCGTTCGAGATTATATGACGGCGACGCCATTGGTTGATTCTGTAGGGGCTGCTTTAACAGCGGTACAGGTGGATGGCAAAGTGACATCCAGCTTTAAGCTCAATATACCGTTTAGCTCTGATGAGGAAGTACGAGCTTGGGGCTTCGCTGACTTGGATGAAAATCAAGTTACAATTGAGACGCCTCCAGTAGCACTAGAAACGGTTTCAGGCCGAGTCGAATTTGATAATGACGTCGTCAGTGCGGCAGGTTTGTCAGCGCACTTGTTGAAACAACCTGTAGCGATAGACTTTGCTGGTGAAAATGCAGGCCAAGGCTACAGCGTAAATATTGATGCGGTTGGTGATTGGGATTTGAAACCTCTGACACCTTATCTAGGCGGGCGTTGGACTGAGCCTCTCGATGGCCATGCACCGTGGCGAATGGGAGTTGATATTCAGCTTAATGACGTCGGCTTTACTTACCAACTGGATACTCGTGCTGACCTGAAGCTGGTGAGCAGTCACTATCCTTATCCACTCAATAAAGAATTACATCAATCTGGTGAAGCCAGTATGCAGGCCTCGGGGAATCAGGAAAGTATTACGGCTCGTCTTCAGTTGCCGAATTTGAAGTATCAGGCTGAAATTGACATTCGCCCAGAGACTCCGGTGTTAAAAGCAACAAACCTGATTTTAGGTAAAGGCAGTTTTAAAATGAGCCCGGTAGCGGGTCATCAAGTTCAGATCCGCACGGATAAGTTAGATATTGAGCAGTGGGCAGAACGTCTTTCCCCCCCTACATCAGGTACCCATAAAGCGGTTCTAAACACTATGAATACGCCCGAAATTCCGATGCCAAATCGATTGGAGTTGGATGTAGGGGAACTGACTTTGGCTGGGATAGAATGGAATGATGTTGATTTCACCGCTAAGCGCAAAAATCTGGGTTGGCATATGAGCCTTGAAAGCCAAGAGATCGCAGGTGAGGCAAGCTATATTGAACCTTATGATCTCTCCATCGCGCTCGATAGGTTACATGTCTATATCCCAGCGTTAGATACAGAGTATAAAGATACATCGTTGTTTGAAGCAGGCAAAGATCAGAAAGAGTTGATCAGTGATTTTGAGCGAACCTTCCATGAGCAGATACCCAATATCACGCTTACTATCGATGATTTCTGGCTACAAGGCTATAAAGTGGGGAAAACTCACTTAGATCTTCAGCGTCAAGGAGACCGCCTTGAGTGGAAAAAACTCTCCTTCCAAAGCGGCGCGAATAAGGTGGATATGAATGGTTCGTGGCGACTGACAAAAGAAACCAGTCACACCAATTTTAATATCGCGATGTCAGGTGAAAACAACAGCGATGTGATGGAGCGCTTCGGCATAACGTCTGGCATTCAGCAAGCGCCGTTTGAGATTGACTCAAAAATTGAGTGGGATGGTTCTCCATGGTCGATGAGGGTCGATACTCTCCAAGGGCATGTATCGACTCAGCTAGGTAAAGGTCAAATTTCAGATGTGAGTGGGGCAGCGCGGCTACTCGGCCTCTTTAGCTTAGATTCCATTATTCGAAAAATGCAGCTCGATTTTAGTGATGTATTCGACAACGGCATGGCGTTCAACTCCATTACCGGCAGCGGTGAGATTAAAAATGGTATCTTTCTGACTAATGATATTAAGATGGATGCTGTTGCAGGTGAGATGACCATTAAGGGGTTGGCCAACTTAAACTCACGTACTGTGGATGCGGAGGTAAACTTTGTTCCTGATATTACATCGGGTATCCCTGTACTGACAGCGTTTGCTGTCACACCGCAAACCGCTTTGTATGTTTTGGCTATTACCACGGTGATTTCACCTGTAGTCGAGGTCTTTACTCAGGTTAACTACGAAGTCAAAGGCCCGCTGGATGCGCCAGTGGTTAAAGAGCTGTCGCGAAGCAAAGGTGAGTTTAAGCTGCCGGAAAATTTACGCGAAGCAACGAAAGAGTAA
- a CDS encoding carbon-nitrogen hydrolase family protein: MERVGLIQMTSGPDPQQNLAYIQQQVADLAKSGATLVVTPENCLVFGNRADYHTMAEPLNQGAIQSKLAQIAKRHSVFLVIGSMPIRCGNDVTTTSLVFSPQGELIAHYDKLHMFDVDVADSHQRYRESETFKPGEQIVSVDTPIAHLGLTICYDVRFPQLYNELVRRGANVLLVPAAFTAVTGEAHWEPLLRARAIETQSWVIAVNQTGVHPCGRETWGHSMAISPWGEVVARLDTQPQNLLVDIDLERVDDIRKAMPTLSHTRFQNHLHV; encoded by the coding sequence ATGGAACGAGTGGGACTAATTCAAATGACCTCAGGGCCAGATCCTCAACAAAATCTGGCCTATATCCAACAGCAAGTCGCTGATTTAGCTAAATCGGGAGCAACGCTGGTGGTCACCCCAGAAAACTGCCTAGTGTTTGGTAATCGAGCGGATTACCACACGATGGCCGAGCCATTGAATCAGGGAGCGATTCAATCAAAGCTAGCGCAGATAGCTAAGCGCCACTCTGTTTTTTTAGTCATCGGGAGCATGCCGATTCGGTGTGGTAATGATGTGACTACGACTTCGTTAGTCTTCAGCCCTCAAGGTGAGCTCATCGCACACTATGATAAGCTGCATATGTTTGATGTCGATGTTGCCGATTCGCATCAGCGTTATCGCGAATCCGAAACCTTTAAGCCGGGAGAACAAATTGTATCGGTCGATACGCCTATCGCTCATTTAGGTTTAACAATCTGCTATGATGTTCGTTTTCCACAGCTATACAATGAGCTGGTGCGACGAGGTGCCAATGTATTACTGGTGCCTGCTGCATTTACGGCTGTGACAGGTGAAGCGCATTGGGAGCCTTTACTCAGAGCACGCGCGATAGAAACTCAGAGTTGGGTGATTGCAGTCAATCAAACTGGGGTTCATCCTTGTGGGCGAGAAACTTGGGGGCATTCCATGGCTATTTCTCCTTGGGGAGAGGTGGTTGCTCGTCTCGACACTCAACCGCAAAATTTGTTAGTGGATATTGATTTAGAGAGAGTAGATGACATCCGTAAGGCGATGCCGACTCTCAGCCACACCCGGTTCCAAAACCATTTACATGTTTAA
- the tldD gene encoding metalloprotease TldD translates to MTINQVEDALLNSAGLTEQDIAETLASIASRQIDYADIYFQSSWHESLVLEDSIIKDGSFNIDCGLGVRAVAGEKTGFAYSDQIQLEGLKQSAIAARGIAQQGQNAQVQAFKRSDNQQVYAAVNPLESWEKEQKTQLLKELDAYIRTKEPLIKEVSVSLSGVHDQMLVAATDGTYAGDIRPLVRLSISVLAQRGERRERGSAGGGGRFGYDFFLTEQQGIKVAYQYADEAIRMALINLEAEAAPAGAMPVVLGSGWPGVLLHEAVGHGLEGDFNRKESSVFSGKVGEKVTSDLCTIVDDGTLKDLRGSLNIDDEGVAGQYNTLIENGVLKGYMQDKHNARLMGVAPTGNGRRESYAHLPMPRMTNTYMLPGQHTPEEIISTVKKGLYAPNFGGGQVDITSGKFVFSASEAYLIEDGKITRPVKGATLIGSGIEAMQQVSMVGNDLSIDRGVGVCGKAGQSVPVGVGQPTLKLDSLTVGGTE, encoded by the coding sequence ATGACAATAAACCAAGTAGAAGATGCATTGCTAAACTCGGCTGGTCTGACCGAGCAAGACATTGCAGAGACCTTAGCGAGCATTGCCAGTCGTCAGATTGACTACGCAGATATCTATTTTCAGTCGAGCTGGCATGAATCATTGGTTCTGGAAGACAGTATCATCAAGGATGGCTCGTTTAACATCGACTGTGGTCTCGGTGTGCGAGCGGTTGCTGGTGAGAAAACAGGTTTCGCCTACTCAGACCAAATTCAGCTTGAAGGTTTAAAGCAAAGTGCGATTGCGGCTCGTGGCATTGCTCAGCAGGGGCAGAATGCTCAGGTTCAGGCATTTAAGCGCAGTGACAATCAGCAGGTTTACGCTGCAGTAAACCCACTTGAGAGCTGGGAGAAAGAACAAAAAACACAGCTGCTGAAAGAACTGGATGCGTATATCCGTACCAAAGAGCCTTTGATTAAAGAAGTGTCGGTAAGCTTAAGCGGTGTGCATGATCAAATGCTTGTCGCCGCAACAGACGGCACTTATGCCGGAGATATTCGCCCACTGGTGCGTTTGTCTATTAGTGTATTGGCTCAGCGAGGCGAACGTCGTGAGCGAGGCAGCGCTGGCGGAGGCGGTCGATTCGGGTATGACTTTTTCCTCACGGAACAGCAAGGTATTAAAGTTGCCTACCAATATGCAGATGAAGCGATTCGTATGGCGCTAATTAACCTTGAAGCGGAAGCTGCACCTGCAGGGGCAATGCCAGTTGTATTAGGCTCAGGTTGGCCTGGTGTCCTGCTTCATGAAGCCGTAGGCCATGGGTTGGAAGGCGATTTTAATCGTAAAGAATCTTCTGTGTTTAGTGGAAAGGTCGGAGAAAAAGTGACGTCTGACCTTTGTACCATTGTTGATGATGGCACTCTAAAAGATCTACGTGGTTCTCTCAATATTGATGATGAAGGCGTTGCGGGACAATACAACACCTTGATTGAAAATGGTGTACTTAAAGGTTACATGCAGGATAAGCACAACGCACGTTTAATGGGCGTTGCGCCGACGGGTAATGGCCGACGTGAGTCTTATGCGCACCTTCCAATGCCACGTATGACCAACACCTACATGCTTCCGGGGCAGCACACGCCAGAAGAGATTATTTCAACAGTGAAGAAGGGACTGTACGCACCAAACTTTGGTGGTGGTCAGGTGGATATTACTTCCGGTAAATTCGTCTTCTCTGCTTCAGAAGCCTACTTGATTGAAGACGGTAAGATTACTCGCCCTGTAAAAGGTGCGACACTGATCGGTTCAGGTATTGAAGCGATGCAGCAAGTCTCTATGGTCGGTAATGACCTTAGTATTGATCGAGGTGTGGGTGTTTGCGGTAAAGCGGGTCAGAGCGTGCCTGTGGGAGTAGGACAACCGACATTGAAGCTAGATTCTTTGACGGTGGGCGGCACTGAGTAA
- the mltC gene encoding membrane-bound lytic murein transglycosylase MltC, giving the protein MKKLAYFFLAMILTGCSREFIENIYDVNYEPTNRFAKNLAELPGQFQKDTEALDALISSFSGNIAKRWGRGEIKFAGKSNYVKYIDNYLSRSEVNFDKGTIIIETVSPTDPKGHLKNAIVTTLLTPDDPANVDLFSSKDIKLEGQPFLYRQVVDQDNKPIQWSWRANRFADYLIANKLKVKGVDFKKAYYVEIPMVEEQFEIRSYKYADIVQRASRRYGIPEDLIYAIIKTESSFNPYAVSWANAYGLMQVVPKTAGRDVFKLVKKKSGQPSPEYLFNPENNIDTGTAYFYILKSRYLKDVRHPTSLEYSMISAYNGGTGGVLNTFNRSDRKRAMRDLNSLQPNQVYWALTKKHPNAEARRYLEKVTKFKKDFNAGKS; this is encoded by the coding sequence ATGAAGAAGTTAGCTTACTTTTTTCTGGCAATGATACTCACTGGTTGTAGCCGTGAGTTTATTGAAAACATCTATGATGTAAACTATGAACCCACCAATCGTTTTGCCAAGAACCTAGCCGAGCTACCCGGCCAATTTCAAAAGGATACAGAAGCCCTTGACGCCTTAATCAGCAGCTTCTCCGGTAACATTGCAAAACGCTGGGGGCGCGGAGAAATTAAGTTTGCTGGTAAAAGTAACTATGTAAAGTACATCGACAATTACCTTAGTCGTTCGGAAGTCAATTTCGACAAAGGCACCATTATTATCGAAACCGTTTCGCCTACTGACCCAAAAGGCCACCTTAAAAATGCGATTGTTACCACTCTACTAACCCCAGATGATCCTGCAAACGTCGATTTATTCTCTTCCAAAGATATCAAGCTAGAAGGTCAGCCGTTCCTATACCGTCAGGTCGTCGATCAAGATAACAAACCTATTCAATGGTCATGGCGAGCGAACCGTTTTGCCGATTACCTGATCGCCAACAAGCTCAAAGTCAAAGGTGTCGACTTCAAAAAAGCCTATTACGTTGAAATTCCTATGGTTGAGGAACAATTTGAGATTCGCAGCTATAAGTATGCGGATATTGTCCAACGTGCTTCACGCCGTTACGGTATACCCGAAGATCTGATTTATGCGATTATCAAAACAGAAAGTAGCTTTAACCCGTATGCTGTAAGCTGGGCCAACGCCTACGGTCTGATGCAGGTGGTGCCTAAAACCGCAGGGCGCGATGTATTTAAGTTGGTGAAAAAGAAATCCGGACAGCCGTCTCCAGAATACTTATTCAACCCAGAAAATAATATCGATACCGGTACTGCGTATTTCTACATTCTCAAAAGCCGTTACCTAAAAGATGTCCGTCATCCTACTTCTCTAGAGTACAGCATGATCTCCGCTTACAACGGTGGCACTGGCGGAGTACTCAATACCTTTAATCGTAGTGACAGAAAACGAGCAATGCGCGACCTCAATTCACTACAACCAAATCAGGTTTACTGGGCACTGACCAAAAAGCACCCCAATGCAGAAGCTCGTCGTTACTTAGAAAAAGTCACAAAATTCAAAAAGGATTTTAACGCTGGTAAATCATAA
- a CDS encoding oxidative damage protection protein, with translation MSRTVFCARLQKDAEGLDFQLYPGELGKRIFDNISKQAWAEWQHKQTMLINEKKLNMMDPEHRKLIETEMVNFLFEGKDVHIEGYTPPSE, from the coding sequence ATGAGCCGCACTGTATTTTGTGCTCGACTACAAAAAGACGCAGAAGGTCTGGACTTTCAACTGTACCCAGGTGAACTCGGTAAGCGTATTTTTGACAACATTTCTAAACAAGCTTGGGCAGAGTGGCAACACAAGCAAACCATGCTGATCAACGAGAAAAAGCTCAACATGATGGATCCTGAGCACCGTAAATTGATTGAAACAGAGATGGTCAACTTCCTGTTTGAAGGTAAAGATGTCCATATCGAAGGCTACACGCCACCCAGCGAATAA
- the mutY gene encoding A/G-specific adenine glycosylase, with protein MTPFANAILEWYEDYGRKNLPWQQDKTAYSVWLSEIMLQQTQVTTVIPYYQRFLERFPTVVDLANAEQDEVLHLWTGLGYYARARNLHKAAKIVAEQYQGEFPLDIEQMNALPGIGRSTAAAVLSSVYKQPHAILDGNVKRTLARSFAVDGWPGQKKVENQLWQYAEEHTPGTDVDKYNQAMMDMGAMVCTRSKPKCTLCPVSSFCAAYKQGNPLDYPGKKPKKEKPVKETWFIMLHHQGHVWLEQRPQSGIWGGLFCFPEHSEAQLDHQLTIRGVLDKDIQRRDQLIAFRHTFSHYHLDITPILVDLSKQPDVVMEANKGLWYNLSQPEEIGLAAPVKQLLESLPFELQY; from the coding sequence GTGACTCCTTTTGCTAACGCCATCCTAGAATGGTACGAAGACTACGGAAGAAAAAACCTTCCGTGGCAACAAGATAAAACCGCGTATAGCGTCTGGCTGTCTGAAATCATGCTTCAGCAGACTCAGGTCACTACCGTGATTCCTTATTACCAGCGTTTTCTCGAGCGCTTTCCGACCGTTGTTGACCTCGCCAATGCAGAGCAAGATGAAGTGCTTCACCTATGGACAGGGCTCGGCTATTACGCACGAGCGCGTAATTTACATAAAGCTGCCAAGATTGTGGCAGAGCAATATCAGGGCGAATTCCCTCTCGATATCGAGCAGATGAACGCCCTACCGGGTATAGGCCGCTCTACCGCGGCGGCTGTATTGTCATCTGTCTATAAACAGCCACACGCCATTTTAGACGGCAATGTGAAACGTACACTGGCGCGCAGCTTTGCTGTTGACGGCTGGCCGGGGCAAAAGAAAGTCGAAAATCAGCTTTGGCAGTATGCTGAAGAACACACCCCCGGTACTGATGTCGATAAGTACAATCAGGCAATGATGGATATGGGGGCCATGGTGTGCACTCGCAGTAAGCCCAAATGTACACTGTGTCCGGTATCTTCATTTTGCGCTGCATACAAACAAGGTAACCCTCTCGACTACCCGGGCAAAAAGCCGAAAAAAGAAAAGCCAGTCAAAGAAACCTGGTTCATTATGCTGCATCACCAAGGGCATGTATGGCTGGAACAGCGCCCACAATCTGGGATCTGGGGCGGGCTATTCTGCTTTCCAGAACACTCTGAAGCCCAACTCGATCATCAACTGACAATACGTGGTGTCCTTGATAAGGACATTCAACGTCGCGATCAGTTGATTGCTTTTCGCCACACCTTTAGTCATTACCATCTCGATATCACACCAATTTTGGTAGACCTATCAAAGCAACCTGATGTGGTGATGGAAGCAAACAAAGGTCTTTGGTATAACTTATCGCAACCTGAAGAGATAGGTTTGGCCGCTCCGGTAAAACAGCTACTGGAAAGCCTGCCTTTCGAACTTCAATATTGA
- the trmB gene encoding tRNA (guanosine(46)-N7)-methyltransferase TrmB, with translation MSEVTTNEYNEDGKLIRKVRSFVRREGRLTKGQESAMNECWPTMGIDYQEKLLDWKEVFGNDNPVVLEIGFGMGASLVEMAKNAPEKNFLGIEVHSPGVGACLADAREAGLTNLRVMCHDAVEVFANMIPDSSLATLQLFFPDPWHKKRHHKRRIVQLDFAEMVRQKLMVGEGIFHMATDWENYAEHMIEVMNQAPGYENIAEDGDFVPRPEDRPLTKFEARGHRLGHGVWDIKFKRVS, from the coding sequence ATGAGTGAAGTGACCACTAACGAATACAATGAAGACGGTAAACTGATACGCAAAGTGCGCAGCTTTGTGCGTCGTGAAGGCCGTTTGACCAAAGGTCAGGAAAGCGCAATGAATGAATGCTGGCCGACAATGGGGATTGATTACCAAGAAAAGCTTCTTGATTGGAAAGAAGTGTTTGGTAACGACAACCCTGTGGTACTGGAAATTGGTTTCGGTATGGGGGCATCACTGGTTGAAATGGCGAAAAATGCGCCTGAGAAGAACTTCCTTGGTATCGAAGTGCACAGCCCTGGTGTGGGTGCGTGTCTTGCTGATGCACGTGAAGCTGGCCTGACCAACCTGCGAGTGATGTGTCACGATGCAGTGGAAGTGTTTGCCAACATGATCCCAGACAGCAGCCTAGCAACACTGCAATTATTCTTCCCTGATCCATGGCACAAGAAGCGCCACCACAAGCGCCGTATTGTGCAGCTCGATTTTGCTGAAATGGTTCGTCAGAAGCTGATGGTTGGTGAAGGTATCTTCCATATGGCGACAGACTGGGAAAATTACGCAGAACATATGATTGAAGTGATGAATCAAGCGCCTGGATATGAGAACATCGCCGAGGATGGTGACTTTGTTCCACGTCCGGAAGATCGCCCTCTGACCAAGTTTGAAGCACGTGGTCACCGTTTAGGTCACGGAGTGTGGGACATTAAGTTTAAGCGTGTTAGCTAA
- the glsB gene encoding glutaminase B yields the protein MKPTKEILADILQEVRPLIGQGKVADYIPALAKVPANKLAIAVFTNKGEVIKAGDADEPFSIQSISKALSLTLAMGLYTPDEIWARVGKEPSGQAFNSLIQLEMEQGIPRNPFINAGAIVVADLLQSRLSAPRQRLLEFVRQLSGDTHICYDKIVAASEMMHSDRNAAIAYLMRSFGNFDNDVIPVLNNYFHACALKMSCVDLAKTFSYLANKGTSVQTGKPVVTPTQTKQLNALLATCGLYDGAGEFAYRVGMPGKSGVGGGIIAIVPGEMTIAVWSPELDPSGNSLAGTRALELLAERIGRSIF from the coding sequence ATGAAACCGACAAAAGAAATTTTAGCCGACATCCTGCAAGAGGTCAGGCCGCTTATCGGTCAGGGAAAAGTAGCCGATTATATTCCTGCGCTGGCCAAAGTTCCGGCTAATAAACTGGCAATTGCTGTCTTCACCAATAAGGGAGAAGTGATCAAAGCTGGTGACGCCGATGAACCTTTTTCCATTCAGTCCATTTCTAAAGCGTTAAGTTTAACGTTAGCAATGGGATTATATACCCCTGATGAGATTTGGGCTCGGGTTGGCAAGGAGCCTTCTGGTCAGGCGTTTAACTCTCTGATTCAGCTAGAAATGGAGCAGGGGATTCCACGTAACCCTTTCATTAATGCTGGGGCAATAGTGGTTGCCGATTTGCTGCAAAGCCGCCTGTCTGCGCCGAGACAACGCTTGCTGGAGTTTGTCCGTCAACTGTCGGGCGATACTCATATCTGTTACGACAAGATAGTTGCAGCATCAGAGATGATGCACAGCGACCGCAATGCGGCGATTGCGTATCTGATGCGCTCTTTTGGCAACTTTGACAATGATGTAATCCCAGTACTGAATAACTACTTCCATGCGTGTGCCTTGAAGATGAGCTGTGTCGATTTAGCGAAAACATTCAGCTATCTGGCTAATAAAGGCACTTCAGTGCAAACAGGCAAGCCTGTGGTGACGCCTACCCAAACCAAGCAGCTTAACGCTTTGCTGGCAACATGTGGCTTGTATGATGGCGCTGGTGAATTCGCCTACCGAGTCGGTATGCCAGGTAAGTCAGGTGTTGGTGGCGGGATTATCGCTATCGTACCGGGGGAGATGACGATTGCGGTTTGGTCTCCAGAGCTGGACCCTTCAGGTAACTCTCTCGCGGGGACCAGAGCACTAGAGTTACTCGCTGAGCGAATTGGCCGCTCGATATTCTAA